The Phalacrocorax carbo chromosome 28, bPhaCar2.1, whole genome shotgun sequence genome segment cagctgccctggggacagtCCCCATGCTCTTTCGCACGGGTGCCGGCGTCCCCGTGGGGGCAGCTTGGGGACAGCTCCTGCACCccatcccctgggtgtccccgtGGCAGcagcccccacccagcccctctccccttctcccttccagcccaagcCCTCGGCTTCACTGGTGAGTCCTTGCTGCGGGTCCCCAGCCCACTGTGTCCAGACACCCCCGGTGGCCCTGGCAGGCTGGTGTCCCCTGTCACCCCGCAGGTGCCAGGCCCAGCCAGCTCACGCTGGACCCCCCCTGGATGCCTGTGTTCCTATGGGAGAAGGTGACGCTGACCTGCCGGGGCTCTGGCACGCCTGGCCCTACCTCCTGGTACCGCAACACACAGTTCTGGGAACAGACAGCATCCAGCCACATCCACGTCTCCGAAAGCTCCTCTGGGAGCAGCAGCTACCAGTGCCGCAGCCCTGGCACTGAGCTCAGCAGCCCTGTCACCCTGAGTTTCTCAAATGGTGAGGGGCGGGATAGGTgaccctgccctggcacccgCGGGTGCCCCGAGGGCTCTGCGTGGGCTCTGTTTCAAAGCCTCTTGCCCCTCGTGCGACGGGAGCCTGTCCCCGTGCACACGGGCGCATCCCCGTGCACACCAGTGCATCCCCGTGCACGTGGGTGCACCCCTGTGCACACTGGCGTGTCCCCGTGCGACGGGAGCCCACTGGCTGCGTTCCCACGCACCGGCCACCCCGGCCCTCTCTTGCAGActggctggtgctgcaggtGCCGGTGGGGTCACTGCTGGAGGGGGACATGCTGCCGCTGCGCTGCCGGGGCTGGAAGGGCAAGCCGATCACCCAAGTGCAGTTCTTCCGTGagtgggaggtgctgggggggccCTCCCCGGCGCCCgagctgctcctgccctccctgcagctgcaccaCAGCGGGCGCTACCGCTGCCAGGCCACCATGCGCACCATTTTCCAGGAGACAAAGGAGTCGGCGCTGGTGACAGTGAACGTGCAAGGTGAGCACCGGCTCCCCAGCACTCACCCGGAGGGgtgcagcccccctccccagcggCTCGGTGTCACTGTTCCCCTGGCTTCTTCCCAGAGCTCTTCTCGGTGCCGGTGCTGCGCCTGGAGGGCCTGGCCAAGCTCCCCGAGGGAGCCCCCCTGGCCCTGCACTGCCTCAGCCACCACAGCCCCCTGCGGCCCCTCGCCCGCCTCCAGCACCTCTTCTACCGGAACAAGGTGGTGGTCGGGGGACCCCAGGGCTCCTCCCAGCTCCGGCTGCCAGCCGTGGGGCTGCTCCACTCGGGGAACTACTCCTGCGAGGTGCGGACAGAGACATCCAGTGTGCGGAAATACAGTGCCCTGGTCGCTGTCGTGGTGTACAGTGAGTgtgtgggagggatggggatgtACCGGGGTGCTGCAGCCCTCCCCGGGTCCCCAGTTCCCTCCCCCGGGCTCTCCATCCTTCCCTGGgatccctccatccctgcctgggttgctgcatccctccccagctccctccaaCCCTCGCTGTGGCCCAcgtccctcccagctccttctgtCCCTCCCTGGGGtgcctccatccctccccagctccctgcgtTCCTCCCAGGGCCCCCCATTCCTCCCCAGGTCCTGCCACCCCTGTCTGGGTCCCCACATACCTCTCCAGCTCCTTCCGACCCCCCCAGGTCCCCTTGTCCCTCCCCAGTTCCCCACATCCCTCCCTGAGgcccctccatccctgcctgggtCCCCTCATCTCTCCTTGgggtcccctccatcccccccccAGGTCCCCTTGTCCCTCCCCAGcttccctgtccctgcctgtctCCTCCCCGCAGGGGTCCCGGTCTCGGGGGTGTCCCTGGCAGTGCAGCCCCCCGGGGGGCTGGTGGCAGAGGGTGACCACCTGGAGCTGGCCTGCTCGGTGGCCGCGGGGACAGGAcccctctc includes the following:
- the LOC135317985 gene encoding Fc receptor-like protein 5, whose translation is MARSVVLLLWAQALGFTGARPSQLTLDPPWMPVFLWEKVTLTCRGSGTPGPTSWYRNTQFWEQTASSHIHVSESSSGSSSYQCRSPGTELSSPVTLSFSNDWLVLQVPVGSLLEGDMLPLRCRGWKGKPITQVQFFREWEVLGGPSPAPELLLPSLQLHHSGRYRCQATMRTIFQETKESALVTVNVQELFSVPVLRLEGLAKLPEGAPLALHCLSHHSPLRPLARLQHLFYRNKVVVGGPQGSSQLRLPAVGLLHSGNYSCEVRTETSSVRKYSALVAVVVYSECVGGMGMYRGAAALPGSPVPSPGLSILPWDPSIPAWVAASLPSSLQPSLWPTSLPAPSVPPWGVPVSGVSLAVQPPGGLVAEGDHLELACSVAAGTGPLSFSWHRQGLAAPLATGPRYKLRAVQQQDGGRYHCTATNGGTTADSPPLWVTVLVPVANATIAMTRTEPSVPAGESLNLSCSVQAGTMPVTFTWLRDGQELGSGPVLTLGTVEQAHAGTYQCLATNRLSTRRIFRVYSPALVLSVTQPQWGWRQQGTAMAVGLSMSLLLLLLLGAAMAWHLRRRRHRGRWPTPGTGGRVGGPKWGESPPHQLGGDQWGCTPHPPSWLGLSPQCPWLRVLGGFGGPGGPPCLKPTSPHLIWVCRATGKSQGR